Proteins encoded in a region of the Nitrospirota bacterium genome:
- a CDS encoding nucleotide pyrophosphohydrolase, with the protein MKLESKSLVRKKQIGAELTFLDAIGLVRSFCDQRNWRQFHKPKDLAIGVVTEGAELLDLFRFKSDQEVQSLLDSKHTREMIADEMADVQFFLLRMSEVTGIDLGDALRRKIRKNRSKYPVKRARGSNLKYNQS; encoded by the coding sequence ATGAAGTTGGAAAGTAAATCTCTTGTCCGTAAGAAACAGATAGGCGCAGAGCTTACATTTCTTGATGCAATCGGACTCGTTCGCAGTTTTTGCGACCAACGAAACTGGCGACAATTCCATAAGCCTAAGGACTTAGCTATTGGCGTTGTGACAGAAGGTGCAGAACTTCTTGATTTATTCAGGTTCAAAAGTGATCAGGAAGTGCAGTCTTTGCTGGACAGTAAGCACACCCGAGAAATGATCGCGGACGAAATGGCCGACGTTCAGTTTTTCCTATTGCGAATGAGTGAAGTGACGGGCATTGATTTGGGCGATGCTTTAAGGCGAAAAATCAGGAAGAACCGAAGCAAGTATCCGGTCAAGCGAGCGAGAGGGTCTAACTTGAAATATAATCAAAGTTGA
- a CDS encoding BrnA antitoxin family protein, whose protein sequence is MKKKRSESSAQGRRVAKNVKHMPDSQIDFSDIPEATDAELTRMRRVGRPVSGVAKQLIAIRLSPKLLSQLRKMAAKQGKPYQSLIHELLEKAAAKAA, encoded by the coding sequence AGCGCAAGGCAGGCGAGTCGCAAAGAACGTCAAGCATATGCCGGACTCGCAGATTGATTTTTCTGACATTCCTGAAGCCACGGACGCAGAACTCACGCGCATGCGTCGGGTTGGCAGACCGGTCAGTGGTGTCGCCAAGCAGTTGATCGCCATTCGCCTCTCGCCGAAGCTGTTAAGCCAGCTTCGGAAGATGGCCGCCAAGCAAGGAAAGCCCTACCAGTCATTGATTCATGAGCTTCTAGAAAAAGCCGCCGCCAAAGCCGCGTAA
- a CDS encoding phospholipase D family protein, translating to MLRPDERQHLLELLRPPVDCKLDVAVGTTFSLDLMSALMLPLSFAFFDWEQADGELVADPLALLEALRRYGDRFTVFCQSGQIRLPPKYQPLVTFLEPCIYDVQLEDPDGVFHPKVWAMRFVAEDGAVRYRVLCLSRNLTFDRCWDTVVALDGELTDRSNAIAANHPLADFIAALPGLAGHALPRGRRQGVAKIADELRRVRFKWPDGFDENECRFWVAGLEGKAVTPFGERQDKALIVSPFLSNPIVRDFLDHTEEMHLVSRPESIQELPQETLQRCKSVSFLAPELTDESDDGSPPLERDEVLDGLHAKLFVIDRGWNASVFSGSFNATVHALQHNVEFMVELVGKKSRFGVDQFLRQVKGETNFADLLKAYDRNAAPVPADATAQKLDDLLHATKRALATAGPRLVVTPASEIDSFDMSMEWTRAPHWPHTAVEIRAWPITQQAERAQTLNKSMVFPRLSYGGLTPLIAFAMTAKHGEAKRESIFVMNLPLQGAPEDRQDRIVRSLIENRDQLLRYILFLLASGDEMAAASGDLRKLLTSQEDGPGRASANPYLLETLLRALHRSPAQLERVSSLLAVLRKQPGSSELLSDDFRKIWEPIWDAARQVMEK from the coding sequence ATGCTTAGGCCGGACGAGAGGCAACATTTGCTAGAGCTGCTTCGCCCGCCTGTTGACTGCAAACTGGATGTTGCCGTTGGGACTACGTTCTCACTCGATCTCATGAGTGCGCTGATGCTTCCCCTCTCATTCGCGTTCTTTGACTGGGAACAGGCCGATGGTGAACTGGTAGCCGATCCACTGGCCTTGCTCGAAGCGTTAAGGCGCTACGGTGATCGTTTCACTGTTTTCTGTCAGAGTGGACAAATTCGTTTGCCGCCAAAGTATCAACCGCTTGTCACTTTCCTGGAGCCCTGTATTTACGACGTGCAGCTGGAAGACCCGGATGGTGTCTTTCACCCGAAGGTATGGGCGATGCGTTTTGTTGCAGAGGATGGCGCGGTTCGTTATCGCGTCCTGTGTCTAAGCCGCAACCTGACTTTTGACCGTTGCTGGGACACAGTTGTTGCGCTCGACGGCGAACTTACAGATCGTTCGAACGCCATCGCTGCAAATCACCCTCTCGCCGATTTCATTGCGGCGCTACCTGGTCTCGCCGGTCACGCTCTCCCGCGTGGGCGTCGGCAGGGGGTAGCGAAAATCGCGGACGAGCTTCGACGCGTGCGGTTCAAGTGGCCGGATGGCTTTGATGAAAACGAATGCCGCTTCTGGGTAGCGGGATTGGAGGGGAAAGCGGTTACGCCTTTTGGCGAACGGCAAGACAAAGCCCTGATCGTCTCGCCTTTCCTCTCTAATCCCATTGTACGTGACTTCCTGGACCACACCGAAGAAATGCATTTGGTTTCTCGTCCGGAGAGTATACAGGAGCTGCCACAAGAGACTTTGCAACGGTGCAAAAGTGTTAGCTTTCTCGCGCCGGAACTAACAGATGAATCTGATGATGGGTCGCCTCCGCTCGAACGGGATGAAGTGTTGGATGGCTTACATGCGAAGCTATTCGTCATAGATCGCGGCTGGAATGCCAGCGTATTCAGCGGTTCGTTCAACGCGACCGTTCATGCTTTGCAGCACAATGTCGAGTTTATGGTCGAACTCGTGGGCAAAAAGAGCCGATTCGGCGTGGACCAGTTTCTCCGACAAGTGAAGGGTGAAACAAATTTCGCTGACTTGTTGAAGGCGTACGATAGGAACGCGGCACCCGTGCCAGCCGATGCGACAGCGCAGAAGCTCGATGATCTGCTCCATGCTACGAAGCGAGCACTTGCTACCGCAGGTCCACGGCTGGTCGTCACGCCCGCGAGTGAAATTGATTCTTTTGACATGAGTATGGAGTGGACGCGTGCGCCGCATTGGCCACATACAGCGGTCGAGATACGGGCGTGGCCGATCACGCAGCAAGCGGAGCGGGCTCAAACACTTAATAAATCAATGGTGTTTCCCCGGCTGTCATACGGGGGGCTAACGCCCCTCATCGCCTTCGCCATGACTGCGAAGCACGGCGAAGCAAAGCGCGAATCGATTTTTGTCATGAACCTTCCGCTCCAGGGTGCGCCAGAAGATCGCCAGGATCGGATTGTCCGCTCGCTGATCGAAAACCGCGATCAATTGCTTCGCTATATCCTTTTTCTCCTAGCCTCCGGCGATGAAATGGCGGCTGCTTCAGGTGATTTGCGCAAGTTGCTTACATCGCAGGAGGACGGTCCAGGCCGGGCGTCTGCGAATCCCTATTTGCTGGAAACGCTGCTCCGGGCTCTGCATCGTAGTCCGGCGCAGCTTGAACGCGTGTCGTCTCTATTGGCGGTGCTCCGAAAGCAACCAGGTAGCTCGGAATTGCTCAGCGACGACTTTCGGAAAATCTGGGAACCCATTTGGGATGCCGCCAGGCAGGTCATGGAAAAATGA
- a CDS encoding helicase-related protein: protein MNARPDTASALAGLKDFQRATVDYIFDRFYGQDPTRRFLVADEVGLGKTLVARGVIARTIDHLWNEVPRIDVIYICSNADIARQNIDRLRIPGCEDAAQATRLTLLPLQMHDLRRHRVNFVALTPATSFEQTGGGGRMDERVLLYWLLDRAWGIHGPRASLYVMQEYAGTASFERSIEAFDPTKLNKQIADEFVSSLATQVQEEVTAGKPDMRTRFEELRGIFSRSDAKTTQAETRQRTRWIGELRRLLARVCLATLEPDLIILDEFQRFKHLLAEDSPAGELARDLFESQAGQGSRVLLLSATPYRGLSLHHETDDDHYGDFLTLLRFLENSDASGCKEILAEYRAALPAVMTPDGLARLRSAKEALQLRLRRVMARTERLASTSQRGGMLLDAPPADAALHAVDVRAFLGAQRVADAVEQGDVVEYWKSAPYLFNFMDNYALKQAFKDAPEKDQMVGLVREFPETFLDLERVRAYQPVEPANSRLRELLSETVDRGMWRLLWMPPSLCYYSLEGPFAAPELASVTKRLVFSAWHMVPRAVASLVSYEAERRMMRAPSPLSRVTQEDWKKQRGLLRFGISEGRLIGLPLLLLVYPCLTFARSCDPRELARGTPLTAAEVRTQLATRVRGLIEKLGIVHEAGSSTDDRWYWLAPMLLDYEQFPVESQAWWDRTELAQTWAGVEVGDEDAGWSSHVERATQTLISIRTGKERLGVPPDDLFDVLALAASAAPATAALRAYARASRSDPALSLPMRDIAARSGRAFLTLFNHAEVIEAVRSEFPGEPYWQRVLDYAHAGGLQAVLDEYTHLLRESLSVTALSAEETTQKIGAELIGALTIRAASLRIDEVTAPRYARQVTLKTEPLRIRFAMRFGDDRSDEEVSIGVDGALAGTRKERVRAAFNSPFWPFVLVSTSVGQEGLDFHHYCHAITHWNLPSNPVDLEQREGRIHRYKGHAVRKNIAAAFASEALRQSDSDVWESVFALGRAGRSVQENDLVPYWLFPGEAKIERHVPALPFSREVERLYGLRRALAIYRMVFGQSRQEDLIAYLLSKIPEDERGKIVAELQIDLSPAAS, encoded by the coding sequence ATGAACGCACGTCCCGATACAGCTTCCGCTCTTGCCGGCCTGAAGGACTTTCAGCGAGCGACAGTCGATTATATTTTTGACCGATTCTATGGACAGGACCCGACCCGCCGCTTTCTTGTCGCAGACGAAGTAGGATTGGGCAAGACCCTTGTCGCACGCGGTGTGATTGCGCGCACAATCGATCACCTTTGGAACGAGGTACCACGCATTGATGTAATCTATATTTGTTCCAACGCCGACATTGCCCGCCAGAACATAGATCGGCTTAGAATTCCGGGCTGCGAGGATGCGGCACAGGCAACGCGCCTGACCTTACTGCCGCTACAAATGCACGATCTCCGGCGCCATCGCGTCAATTTCGTAGCATTGACACCTGCCACTTCGTTTGAGCAAACCGGAGGCGGTGGGCGCATGGATGAGCGGGTTCTGCTTTATTGGCTGTTGGATCGCGCATGGGGAATCCACGGGCCGCGTGCCTCGCTTTACGTGATGCAGGAATACGCGGGGACGGCTTCATTCGAACGAAGTATAGAAGCTTTTGACCCCACGAAACTCAATAAACAGATCGCAGATGAGTTTGTTTCCAGCTTAGCAACGCAAGTGCAGGAAGAGGTAACGGCAGGGAAGCCGGATATGCGTACGCGCTTCGAGGAGTTGCGCGGTATATTCAGCCGCAGCGACGCGAAAACGACGCAAGCCGAAACCAGGCAGCGGACGCGGTGGATTGGCGAGTTGAGGCGGTTGCTCGCTCGTGTCTGCCTCGCGACGTTGGAGCCGGATTTAATCATTCTGGACGAGTTTCAGCGTTTCAAACATCTGCTTGCAGAAGATTCGCCAGCGGGCGAGCTTGCGCGCGACTTATTTGAATCGCAGGCGGGTCAGGGTTCCCGCGTTTTGCTACTTTCGGCCACGCCGTATCGCGGTCTGAGCCTCCATCATGAGACCGATGACGATCACTACGGTGACTTCCTCACCTTACTGCGGTTTCTGGAAAACAGCGATGCGTCAGGCTGCAAGGAGATATTGGCAGAGTACCGCGCGGCTCTGCCTGCTGTGATGACACCTGACGGCCTGGCGCGGTTGCGTAGCGCGAAAGAAGCGCTCCAGCTGCGGCTGCGGCGGGTGATGGCGCGTACCGAACGCCTTGCGTCGACTAGCCAACGTGGTGGAATGCTTCTGGATGCGCCGCCCGCCGATGCCGCGCTTCATGCGGTTGATGTTCGCGCGTTTCTAGGTGCACAGCGGGTTGCCGACGCGGTCGAACAGGGCGATGTCGTCGAGTATTGGAAGTCAGCGCCGTACCTGTTCAACTTCATGGACAACTACGCTTTGAAGCAGGCTTTCAAGGACGCGCCCGAGAAAGACCAGATGGTGGGGCTTGTAAGGGAGTTCCCCGAGACGTTTCTTGATCTGGAACGCGTGCGCGCTTACCAGCCGGTGGAACCAGCAAATTCACGTCTTCGCGAGTTACTCTCCGAGACTGTGGATCGTGGAATGTGGCGGCTGCTTTGGATGCCGCCATCGCTTTGCTATTACAGTCTGGAGGGTCCGTTCGCTGCTCCGGAATTGGCCAGCGTGACCAAGCGGCTCGTCTTCTCCGCCTGGCACATGGTTCCGCGCGCCGTAGCGTCGCTCGTTTCATACGAAGCTGAACGCCGGATGATGCGAGCGCCTAGTCCGCTCTCGCGAGTCACGCAAGAAGATTGGAAGAAACAGCGAGGATTGCTGCGGTTTGGGATATCTGAAGGCCGCCTCATCGGTCTGCCATTGTTGCTGCTTGTTTATCCATGCCTTACTTTTGCTCGCTCTTGTGACCCGCGGGAGTTGGCGCGGGGCACACCTCTTACTGCCGCAGAGGTGCGCACACAGCTCGCTACGCGAGTACGTGGTTTGATTGAAAAGCTGGGCATCGTTCACGAGGCTGGTAGCAGCACCGACGATCGCTGGTATTGGCTTGCCCCGATGCTGCTTGATTACGAGCAGTTTCCAGTCGAGTCACAAGCCTGGTGGGACCGTACGGAGCTGGCGCAAACATGGGCCGGTGTCGAAGTCGGCGACGAAGACGCTGGCTGGTCTAGTCATGTGGAGCGCGCGACGCAAACACTCATTTCTATCCGCACTGGCAAAGAACGGCTTGGTGTGCCGCCAGACGACCTTTTTGATGTACTGGCTCTCGCGGCTTCTGCCGCTCCGGCTACAGCCGCGTTACGCGCGTACGCACGGGCTAGCCGTAGCGACCCTGCGCTTTCTCTTCCGATGCGTGACATCGCCGCACGGTCGGGAAGAGCCTTTCTCACTCTTTTCAATCATGCGGAGGTCATCGAAGCAGTTCGTTCTGAATTTCCAGGCGAACCTTACTGGCAGCGTGTGCTGGACTACGCGCACGCGGGTGGGCTTCAAGCTGTCCTCGATGAATACACGCATCTGCTCCGGGAGTCACTCAGCGTTACTGCGCTGTCGGCAGAGGAGACAACCCAGAAAATTGGTGCGGAACTTATCGGAGCGCTAACAATTCGTGCTGCATCGCTACGTATCGATGAAGTCACGGCACCCCGGTATGCGCGCCAGGTAACGCTTAAGACCGAACCGCTGCGCATTCGCTTTGCCATGCGTTTTGGTGATGATCGCTCTGATGAAGAAGTGTCAATCGGCGTTGATGGCGCACTTGCGGGAACGCGTAAGGAGCGTGTGCGCGCGGCGTTCAACTCTCCATTCTGGCCGTTTGTGCTGGTTTCCACTTCGGTCGGGCAGGAGGGTCTTGATTTTCATCATTACTGTCACGCCATTACGCACTGGAACTTGCCGTCAAACCCTGTCGATCTCGAACAGCGTGAGGGTCGTATACATCGCTACAAAGGGCATGCGGTTCGCAAGAATATTGCGGCGGCATTTGCCTCCGAGGCTTTACGTCAAAGTGACTCGGATGTGTGGGAGTCCGTTTTTGCGCTCGGTCGTGCAGGCCGTTCGGTGCAGGAAAATGATCTCGTGCCTTATTGGCTTTTCCCCGGTGAGGCAAAAATAGAGCGACATGTTCCCGCGTTGCCGTTTAGTCGTGAAGTCGAGCGTTTATACGGGCTGCGCCGAGCGCTCGCGATCTACCGCATGGTTTTCGGCCAGAGCCGGCAGGAGGATTTGATTGCCTATCTGTTGTCCAAAATTCCCGAAGACGAGCGGGGAAAGATAGTGGCGGAGTTGCAAATAGATTTGAGCCCAGCGGCGTCTTGA
- a CDS encoding DUF86 domain-containing protein: protein MAWKPIAGMRDKLIHDYFGVNVQLVWDVVDRDLPVLYEKVIELLTTLPPTP from the coding sequence GTGGCGTGGAAACCCATTGCCGGCATGAGGGATAAGCTGATCCACGATTATTTCGGCGTCAATGTGCAGCTAGTATGGGATGTCGTCGACCGCGACCTGCCGGTGTTATACGAGAAAGTGATAGAGCTACTGACGACGCTACCTCCCACACCATAA
- a CDS encoding helix-turn-helix transcriptional regulator — protein MRKGRKAKLEAAGWVVGSVKEFLGLSEAEAVLIDVKLALSRSLRERRNKQGLSQVQLAERLQSSQSRVAKMEAGDPSVSMDLLVSALILLGASSTDLANAIKGGEKKAGPRAA, from the coding sequence ATGAGAAAAGGGAGAAAGGCAAAACTGGAAGCCGCCGGATGGGTGGTCGGGTCCGTGAAGGAGTTTCTCGGGCTGTCAGAAGCGGAGGCGGTGCTCATCGACGTGAAGCTGGCGCTCAGTCGGAGTCTCCGGGAGCGACGGAATAAACAGGGTCTCTCGCAAGTCCAGCTCGCTGAACGGCTCCAATCCAGTCAATCGCGAGTGGCGAAGATGGAAGCCGGCGATCCGTCAGTGTCGATGGATCTCTTGGTCAGTGCCCTCATACTCCTTGGGGCCAGTTCCACCGATCTTGCCAACGCCATTAAGGGCGGAGAAAAGAAAGCCGGCCCTCGCGCCGCATAG
- a CDS encoding DUF86 domain-containing protein gives MKDDRIYLLHIRDAIRQIVQYTETGKDSFLADRKTQDAVVRNLEIILVKQPSECLPASNPPTQEWRGNPLPA, from the coding sequence ATGAAGGACGATCGTATCTATCTGCTCCACATTCGAGATGCTATCCGGCAGATCGTGCAATATACAGAGACCGGAAAGGACAGCTTCCTGGCGGACCGGAAAACCCAAGACGCCGTAGTCCGCAATCTGGAAATCATTTTGGTGAAGCAACCAAGCGAGTGTCTCCCGGCCTCAAATCCGCCCACCCAGGAGTGGCGTGGAAACCCATTGCCGGCATGA
- a CDS encoding DUF2075 domain-containing protein, translated as MRLYSASSVEFVNDANRNQIADKLRRSFFESYRFYPSENEVRSWKNSLRAMSGVVTTAGLKDNGVMIEYQLPLTSKRLDFLITGQDQTGRDHAVIVELKQWENTKRADGETLLTFVGGGERPVLHPSVQVGHYKMYLGDTHTAFHEGDAPVHLSACSYLHNYQEAVGDPIFDASFADWLDQYPVFTMGKTEGLCEHLYSHTGKGKGAAILDKIEAGGYAPSKKLMEHVAGVIEGEPSYVLLDEQLVVFERVLARSRRMEEQGKGVLIIKGGPGTGKSVVAINLMARLLREGRNVHYATGSKAFTETLRKVIGRRGSAQIKYFNSYMGQTEELIDVMIADESHRIRTSSNNRFTPKAKSSKVAQIDELLSVARLCVFLIDDAQVVRPNEIGSVDYIKRAAAALGIVCEEYELEAQFRCGGSDGFLNWVDNTLEVRRTANIIWEGAEGFQFKIFESPNALEDAIREKARKGNSARLVAGFCWKWSAPRADGTLEEDVVIGDFKRPWDAKPGSKKLAKGIPPAELWAYDPGGIDQVGCVYTAQGFEFDYVGVIIGKDLVYRFDDGRWRGVKEESADAVVKRSKEGFIELVKSTYRVLLSRGMKGCYVHFMDKETERFFKSRMDLSAALEKDDTQEKWLPTIVEHPGDKAYREYLPLLALEAAAGYFGRESDTQPVGWIKLSKKKLNQQMFVAKVIGDSMSPKILDGTYCLFEYAPEGTRNGQIVLAEHKGFHDEDTKSSYSVKFYFSEKEVGEDSWSHRRIVLKPANKLYREIEIPEGRADEFRIVALYKGSITSDLVST; from the coding sequence ATGAGACTCTATTCTGCTAGTTCTGTTGAATTTGTTAATGACGCGAATCGCAATCAGATCGCGGACAAACTTCGCCGATCGTTTTTTGAATCCTACCGATTTTATCCATCCGAGAATGAAGTGCGGTCCTGGAAAAACTCACTGCGTGCCATGTCAGGAGTAGTGACTACAGCTGGACTCAAAGACAACGGCGTTATGATCGAGTACCAGTTGCCACTGACCTCTAAAAGGCTAGACTTCTTAATTACAGGCCAGGATCAGACTGGGCGTGATCACGCGGTCATCGTTGAACTCAAACAGTGGGAAAACACCAAGCGCGCGGATGGTGAGACTCTTTTGACGTTTGTCGGTGGTGGAGAGCGACCGGTGCTGCATCCGTCCGTTCAGGTAGGTCATTACAAAATGTATTTGGGGGATACCCACACAGCGTTTCATGAAGGTGATGCTCCCGTACACCTCAGCGCTTGTTCATATCTGCATAACTACCAAGAAGCAGTTGGAGATCCTATATTCGACGCGTCGTTTGCAGATTGGCTGGATCAATACCCAGTTTTCACAATGGGCAAGACGGAAGGTTTGTGCGAGCATCTTTACTCCCACACAGGAAAGGGGAAGGGCGCTGCGATACTGGATAAAATTGAGGCGGGAGGCTACGCACCGAGCAAGAAATTGATGGAACATGTAGCTGGGGTCATCGAAGGTGAGCCCTCATATGTTCTGCTAGACGAGCAGTTAGTCGTTTTCGAAAGAGTGCTAGCAAGATCGAGGCGAATGGAAGAGCAGGGCAAAGGTGTTCTTATCATTAAGGGTGGACCTGGTACAGGAAAGTCTGTTGTTGCCATCAATCTAATGGCAAGGCTTTTGCGCGAGGGACGGAACGTCCATTATGCAACAGGCTCAAAAGCCTTTACGGAAACTCTGAGGAAAGTTATAGGGCGACGCGGTTCAGCACAGATCAAATATTTCAACAGTTACATGGGCCAAACAGAAGAGCTAATCGACGTCATGATTGCGGATGAGTCCCATCGGATTAGGACGTCAAGCAATAATCGCTTCACGCCTAAAGCGAAGTCCTCAAAAGTTGCACAGATCGATGAACTTTTGAGCGTGGCCCGCCTATGCGTGTTTCTCATAGATGACGCGCAGGTGGTTCGGCCTAACGAAATCGGTTCCGTAGATTACATCAAACGTGCGGCTGCAGCACTAGGTATCGTCTGTGAAGAATACGAGCTTGAGGCCCAGTTTCGGTGCGGTGGTTCTGATGGATTTTTAAATTGGGTGGACAACACCCTAGAGGTTAGGCGAACGGCAAACATTATCTGGGAGGGCGCCGAAGGATTTCAGTTTAAGATTTTCGAAAGTCCTAACGCTCTAGAAGACGCTATTCGAGAAAAGGCCCGCAAGGGTAACTCTGCCAGGCTTGTTGCTGGCTTCTGTTGGAAATGGTCTGCTCCACGAGCTGATGGAACGTTGGAGGAGGACGTAGTCATTGGTGATTTCAAGCGCCCCTGGGATGCAAAGCCTGGGTCAAAGAAGCTTGCCAAGGGAATCCCACCAGCTGAGCTATGGGCATATGATCCTGGCGGGATCGATCAGGTTGGCTGTGTATACACTGCGCAAGGGTTTGAGTTCGACTATGTTGGGGTTATCATCGGCAAGGACTTGGTTTACCGATTTGATGATGGTCGGTGGCGGGGCGTCAAGGAAGAGTCTGCAGATGCGGTAGTGAAGCGCTCCAAGGAAGGGTTCATCGAACTTGTCAAAAGCACCTATCGTGTACTGCTTAGCCGAGGGATGAAGGGTTGCTACGTCCATTTCATGGATAAGGAGACCGAGAGATTCTTTAAAAGCCGAATGGACTTGAGTGCCGCTCTCGAAAAAGATGATACGCAAGAGAAGTGGCTGCCAACGATTGTCGAACACCCCGGGGATAAGGCGTATAGAGAATACCTACCTCTTCTGGCGCTTGAAGCGGCCGCGGGATACTTCGGTCGTGAAAGTGATACCCAGCCGGTGGGTTGGATAAAACTGTCAAAGAAGAAGCTGAATCAGCAGATGTTCGTGGCCAAGGTCATTGGAGACTCTATGTCACCAAAGATACTAGATGGAACTTATTGCCTCTTTGAATATGCGCCGGAAGGCACAAGGAATGGGCAGATTGTATTGGCTGAACACAAGGGCTTTCATGACGAAGATACGAAGTCCAGCTACTCGGTTAAATTCTACTTCTCAGAAAAAGAAGTCGGCGAAGATAGTTGGTCACATCGACGAATTGTGCTTAAGCCAGCGAACAAGCTCTATCGAGAGATCGAGATCCCTGAGGGGAGGGCTGACGAATTTAGAATAGTTGCTTTATACAAAGGGAGCATCACCTCTGATTTGGTTTCCACGTAA
- a CDS encoding nucleotidyltransferase family protein, with protein sequence MGIADLLTLKRPEILRLAQAHGAHNVRVFGSVARGEARPDSDVDFLVEMKSDRSLLDLIELSQELETLLQRKVDVLTDQGLSPYLDQKIHAESVRL encoded by the coding sequence ATGGGCATCGCAGATTTACTCACACTCAAACGACCGGAAATCCTGCGCCTCGCGCAGGCACATGGAGCCCACAACGTGCGGGTCTTCGGGTCCGTGGCGAGGGGAGAGGCGCGCCCAGACAGCGATGTCGACTTCCTCGTTGAAATGAAGAGCGACCGCAGCTTGCTCGATCTTATTGAGCTCAGCCAAGAGCTAGAAACCTTGCTGCAACGCAAAGTCGACGTCCTGACCGATCAGGGCCTCAGTCCCTACCTCGATCAGAAAATCCATGCTGAATCCGTTCGCCTATGA
- a CDS encoding DUF6361 family protein, protein MSVFVWLDYSERERRKMLDVVALFREHDTRDELGIGSVRDAFADLLFPGTSTIMTRARYFLLVPWIYQRQEKSRTSSAQIAARARRAETGLIEIIERSDDNEGNIGKVAKTALKRLPSSVYWQGLSVWGIRTFSGAQAQYNRSLDRYYTQLTRHGGRATERDAEHDDLMPPNWHAGLIPPPPDFPTECSLSLTCREANYLAERIRLSPASSGSLLAELVAQRRRSADVPFAWEHPYSAELPSTLRVKLDHAQNFSEIMNGAPLLYNLVLAEQAHRDEGVTKYRESFAKWAQLLSERSRVLAEWNRERFWQMIHAVNPRITKPTYDFINTWWGHALAGDAARLCDDPSVRSFIRERERRLKKKLARIDNPRAQELWTGDSGTAQLEFRWLISQRLLGDIFDGLEALDA, encoded by the coding sequence ATGTCCGTGTTTGTCTGGTTAGACTACTCGGAGCGCGAACGTCGGAAGATGCTCGATGTCGTCGCTCTATTCAGAGAACACGACACCCGCGATGAGCTGGGCATCGGCTCAGTGCGCGATGCATTCGCCGACCTGCTTTTCCCTGGTACGAGCACAATCATGACCCGAGCGCGGTATTTTCTCCTCGTCCCTTGGATATATCAGCGTCAGGAAAAGTCGCGCACTAGCTCAGCGCAGATTGCCGCGCGGGCGCGGCGAGCGGAGACAGGCCTAATTGAGATCATCGAGCGGTCGGATGACAACGAGGGGAACATCGGCAAGGTGGCTAAGACTGCACTGAAGCGCCTTCCGAGCAGCGTTTATTGGCAGGGGCTTAGTGTCTGGGGGATTCGCACCTTCAGCGGTGCGCAAGCGCAGTACAACCGTAGCCTTGATCGGTATTATACACAGCTCACGCGGCACGGCGGCCGTGCGACGGAGCGTGACGCTGAGCATGATGATCTCATGCCACCGAACTGGCACGCAGGGCTGATTCCGCCGCCGCCGGATTTTCCCACAGAGTGCTCATTGAGCCTGACGTGCCGCGAAGCCAATTATCTCGCTGAGCGCATCCGTTTGAGCCCGGCATCCTCTGGGTCGTTGCTGGCAGAACTCGTCGCGCAGCGGCGACGTAGTGCCGATGTGCCGTTCGCATGGGAGCACCCGTATTCCGCTGAGCTGCCATCGACATTGCGCGTGAAACTGGATCACGCGCAGAATTTTTCTGAGATCATGAACGGCGCACCGTTGCTCTACAACTTAGTTCTGGCTGAACAGGCCCATCGGGATGAGGGTGTCACAAAGTACCGTGAAAGTTTTGCAAAATGGGCGCAATTGCTCTCAGAACGCTCACGCGTGCTGGCCGAATGGAATAGAGAGCGTTTCTGGCAAATGATTCATGCCGTCAATCCACGAATTACCAAACCTACCTATGACTTTATCAATACATGGTGGGGGCACGCCTTGGCTGGTGATGCTGCACGGCTCTGCGATGACCCATCTGTGCGCTCGTTTATTCGCGAGCGCGAGCGCCGACTAAAAAAGAAGCTGGCACGCATAGACAATCCCCGTGCACAGGAGCTTTGGACGGGTGATTCCGGCACTGCGCAGTTGGAATTTAGGTGGCTCATAAGTCAACGATTGCTCGGGGACATTTTCGACGGCCTGGAGGCACTTGATGCTTAG